Genomic window (Enterobacteriaceae bacterium 4M9):
GGCGTTACCATTAGCCCGTAGCCGAAAGAGAAGGTGGCCCTCTCTATGTCAGACCACCGTTGTTTTTGAGGGTATAAGCCACTGCGTTCTCCGACCAACCCCAAATTGGTCGATTTTCCCAGCCCAAAACGTTGGTAAGTATCCACTAACGCTGAGGACGGCATCGCTAACGCGAGTTTCGAAACACCCACGTTACTCGACTTCTGTAGAATCCCGGTCAGGGTCAATTCGCTGTAACGCGCCACGTCTTTGATTTCGTGGCCGTTAATACGGTAAGGCACGGTATTGAGCACGCTGTTTTCACGCACCACGCCGCGCTGTAAAGCCGTCATCACCACCATTGGTTTAACGGTAGAACCCGGTTCAAACACGTCAGTAATGGTGCGATTACGCATCACCTCTTTGGGCGTGCCTGCCAGGTTGTTGGGGTTATAGGAAGGGCTGTTCGCCATTGCCAATACTTCGCCGGTATTCACATCCACCAGTACGGCGCTGCCGGACTCTGCCTTGTTGAAGGCAACGGCGTTATTGAGTTCACGGTAGACCAGCGCCTGCAAGCGCTCATCAATGCTCAACGCCAGGTTGTGCGCGGCCTGGCTGTCGGTTGAGGAAATATCTTCAATGACGCGACCATAGCGGTCTTTACGCACGATACGCTCGCCCGGCTGGCCAGTCAGCCATTTATCAAAGCTTTTCTCAACGCCTTCTATCCCCTGGCTGTCAACATTGGTAAAACCAATGAGGTGAGCGGTCACTTCTCCGGAAGGATAATAACGACGGGATTCCTGTCGCAGATGAATCCCAGGAAGCTTGAGCTTTTTGATGTAGTCGCCAATCTCAGGGTTAACCTGACGTGCGAGGTAAATAAAGCGCCCTTTCGGATTGGCATTGACGCGTGCGGCCAGCTGATCGAGCGGTAATTTCAGTGCATCAGACAGCGCTTTCCAGCGGTTATCGAGTGTGATACCCCCGGCGTCATGCAGCTCTTTCGGGTCTGCCCATATGGCGTTAACCGGCACAGAAACTGCCAGCGGCCGCCCGGCCCGGTCAGTCAGCATGCCACGTGAGGTGGCGACTTCCTGTACGCGCAGCGAGCGCATATCCCCCTGGCGTACCAGCATATCGGGGTTAATGATTTGCAGCCAGGCAGTGCGCCCCAGCAGCAGCCCCAGCGCCAGTAAAATACAGCCGCATAACAACGCAAAACGCCAACTGATAAAGTTGGCCTGTTCGTCCTGACGTTTCTGTTTTAGCGTTTTTGCCGCTGCTGCTTTCATCGGTCGCTTTATTCCTTATTGCCGGAACCGTTTTACTTCTGCACTACGATATTTTCCTGCGATGGATCAACATGCTGCAGTTGCAGCTTGTCCGTCGCCACGCGTTCTACCCGGCTGTGGTCAGCCAGCGCGTTTTCTTCAAGAATCAAGTTACGCCATTCTATGTCCAGCGCGTCGCGCTCCAGCACCATCTGCTCGCGTTGTGCGGTCAGCAGGCGGGTGTGGTGCGCGGTCGTGACCACGAAAATAGCGGTAATGATAATGGCAGTGAAAAGACAGAGTGGCAGCTTCCCGTGTCGCAACAGGTCGCCACCGATAACGCCAGGCAAGGCGTGACGTTCGGTGCTTCCGATCGACCCGGTAATTTTGCTCAGGGCTTCTGCCACTCTGCTTATCATGCTGCTTGCGTCCTTTCTGCAATACGCAGTACTGAACTACGGGCACGCGGGTTTTCTCCCACTTCTTCTTCGCCCGGCATCATTTTTGTTATTGTTTTAAGCTGGCGACCGCCCAGTTGGCTGAGCTGCGCCTCTGTCATCGGGATCCCGGCCGGAACCTGCGGACCACGGCTGCATTCGCGCATAAAGCGCTTCACCAGCCTGTCTTCCAGCGAATGGAAGCTAATGACAGAAAGCCGCCCACCCGGGGCCAGTACGTCCAGCGAGCTTTTTAGCGCCAGCTCTATTTCCTCCAGTTCACTGTTTACCCAGATGCGCACCGCCTGGAAGGTACGGGTCGCGGGGTGTTTGTATTTATCTTTTACCGGCGTTGCCGCAGCTACGACTTCAGCCAGCTCACGCGTGCGCGTCATCGGCGCTTCACGGTTGCGCTCAACAATGGCGCGTGCAATGCGCCTGGCAAAACGCTCTTCACCGTAGGCTTTTAACACCCAGGCAATATCGGCTTCTTCTGCCGTTTGTAACCACTGTGCTGCCGACTGCCCACGCGTGGGGTCCATCCGCATATCCAGCGGTCCATCGCGCATAAAGGAAAAGCCACGCTCCGGATCGTCAAGCTGCGGCGATGACACGCCAAGATCCAGCAAAATGCCGTCAACCTTACCGGTCAACCCGCGCTCGCTGACATACTCTGCCAGCGCGGAAAAAGGACCATGCACGATAGAAAAGCGCGGATCGTTTATCCCCTGTGCCACAGCCACGGCCTGCGGATCGCGATCGATAGCGATCAACCGTCCTGCCTCTCCCAACTGAGAGAGAATTAAACGGGAGTGGCCGCCGCGACCAAATGTACCGTCAATGTAGATACCATCCTGGTGAATATTCAGGCCGTTAACGGCCTCATCGAGCAGTACCGTGGTGTGTTTAAAATTTTCTACCGTCATTACAATGACAAATCCTGCAATCGCTCAGAAAGCCCGGAGGCTGAGGACTGCTCAGCTTCGATATCTTCCGTGACCTGTTTATGCCAGGTCGCTTCATCCCACAGCTCAAATTTATTGAACTGACCAACCAGCATGATTTCTTTTGTCAACCCAGCGTGCTGCCTCAATACAGGCGTGAGCAGCAGACGACCAGCGCTGTCCATCTGACATTCGCTGGCATGGCCCAGCAGCAAACGCTGTACCCGCCGCTCAACGGGATTCATGCTGGACAAACGCGATAACTTTTGTTCAATCACTTCCCATTCGGGCAGTGGGTAAAGCAGCAGGCACGGGTTATGGATGTCAATGGTGCAAACCAGTTGACCGGATGCGTTCTCGACCAGCTTATCCCGGTAACGGGTAGGTACGGCAAGCCGCCCTTTGCTGTCGAGATTGACTACCGTTGCCCCACGGAACATGTCAGCCTCACCCTCTAATGACCCTTTTCACCACTTTGCCCCACAAATTCCCACATAAAGAAGTTTACGGAGCGGAGGAAAACCTTGTCAAGCCAGCATCGGAATTAAGTCGGGGCAAAAAAAGGCGTTTAGCGGCGAATACTCACCCTAAATAAAACGATTAGCTCTGCGATATGAAATTAACGCCATGAATCGTTGCGAAAAAAATGAACACCAACCATCAGACTCATTAATAAAATTGCGGATAAAAAAGAAGTGAATCGATGTGTCCACTTTGCGACGCGGGCGGCATTTTAAGGTAATTCACAGGGGATGAACAGCGCCGGATAGCGCGACATTAGTCCAGGAGACGCACAACAGCGCCCCACTCACACCGGGCGGTTTGGGCGATAGCCGGGCATCAGTAAAGGTAGTGAGAGAAACGGTTTAAAATGTAAGAAAGGATTTTTGCACGTGGAATTAAAATATCAATTTCAGATAATTTAGGGCTTTCTGATTATTTTTACTCCGTAAGTAATAGATTAATCTCAATTATCAGGCGGCCATGCCGCCTGAACAATTAAATGCGACTTAAATTGCCTCGCCGCCATAAATTTCTTCTGATGCGCGTCAAACCGGGTTGTGGTTTGCGCGGTTCATCAAGGCTTGCCAGCACAAGTTCCAGCACACACTCAGCCACATCGCGGTGGCGCTGCGCCACGGCAAGCACCGGGCATTGCAGAAAGTCGAGTAATTCATGGTCGCCAAAGGTGGCAATGGCCAGATCTGGCGGCAGGCGCCCTTCACGACGTAGCGTGACATCCATAACCCCCTGCAGCAGCGCAAACGACGTCGTGAACAGTGCCTGCGGCATCGGGTTATTTTCAAGCCAACGGCTAAACAGTGCACTCGCCGCCTCGCGCTCATAACTGTCGGCATATAAAAAATTCACTTCGCGCGGGTCATCCTGCCAGGCTGTACGAAAGCCCTGCTCACGCAAAAAGCTGACCGACAGCTCTGGCAACGCGCCAAGATAAAGCACGCGTTCAGCCGGGAACTTACGCAGTTCGGCGGCCAGCATCTGTGAATCATCCTGATCGGCACCCACTACGCTAATAAAGTGTTCGCGATCCAGTGCGCGGTCCAGCGCGATAATCGGGAACGAGCCGTTAGCCCAGCGCTGGTAAAAGGGGTGTTCCGGCGGCAACGACGTCGAGACAATAATTGCATCGACCTGACGCTGTAACAGATGTTCCACGCAGCGCATTTCGTTATCAGGCTGGTCTTCAGAACAGGCAATCAGCAGTTGATAACCGCGCTGGCGCGCCTGGCGCTCAAGGTAATTCGCAATGCGGGTATAACTGGTGTTTTCCAGATCAGGGATCACCAGGCCAATTGAGCGTGTGCGTCCGGCACGCAAACCTGCGGCTACGGCATTCGGGTGATAGTTATGCTCGCGCACCACCGCCATCACCTTTTCCACAGTTTTATCGCTTACGCGGTACTGCTTGGCTTTGCCATTAATGACATAACTCGCCGTTGTGCGCGACACGCCAGCGAGACGCGCAATTTCATCCAGTTTCACGGTTGCCCCTTCAGAATCTGATATACGGTAACCTTATCCGTACGAAAGTTCAGGTTACATCTTTTAACAATCTACCCGCAGAGTAAACGGCAGAGCAACCGCTTTTAAATCCATGCCGCTCTGATTGGCAAAAAAAAACCCGGCAAAATTGCCGGGCTTGTGAGCCAGCGCATACTCTGGCTTAACGCATTATTTTATCGCCGCGGGAAAGTCCCACCACGCCGGAACGCGCCACTTCAACAATTTTGGCAACATCGCGGATAGTCGCCAGGAAGGCATCAAGCTTTTCGCTGGTCCCGGCCATCTGCACGGTGTAGTGGCTCGGGGTCACGTCGATAATCTGACCACGGAAAATTTCCGCGCTCCGCTTCACCTCTTCACGCCCGTAACCGCTGGCCTGCACTTTCACCAGCATGATTTCGCGCTCAACGTGCGAACCCTGTCCCAGTTCGCTTACGCGCAGCACATCCACCAGTTTATGCAGCTGCTTTTCGATTTGCTCGATGGTCTTTTCATCACCAACCGTCTGGATAGTCATCCGCGACAGTGTGGGATCCTCAGTTGGTGCCACCGTCAGGCTTTCGATATTGTAGCCACGCTGAGAGAACAAACCGACCACGCGCGACAGTGCACCTGATTCGTTTTCCAGTAAGACAGATAATATCCGGCGCATAATCAGGTTCTCTCCGTTTTGCTCAGCCACATTTCATCCATTGCACCACCGCGCACCTGCATGGGGTAGACGTGTTCCGTACCATCGACGGTGACATCAACAAATACCAGGCGTCCGGCACGCACCTGCTCCAGCGCCTCAGCCAGTTTACTTTCCAGCTCCTGCGGTTTAGTGATGCTGATACCGACATGGCCGTAAGCTTCTGCCAGACGCACAAAGTCTGGTAAAGACTGCATGTACGACTGGGAATGGCGCCCGGAATAGATCATGTCCTGCCACTGTTTCACCATGCCGAGATAGCGGTTATTGAGATTCAAAACCAGCACCGGCAACGCATACTGCAGCGCAGTAGACAACTCCTGGATATTCATCTGGATACTGCCATCACCGGTAACGCACACCACGGTCTCTTCAGGCAGCGCCAGCTTCACGCCCAGCGCAGCAGGCAGGCCGAAACCCATCGTGCCAAGACCGCCTGAGTTTATCCAACGACGCGGCTTATCGAAGGCGTAATGCAGCGCGGCGAACATTTGATGTTGGCCCACGTCAGAGGTCACATACGCATCACCACCGGTCAGACGATAAATGGTCTCAATGGCCGCCTGTGGTTTGATAGTCTCACTGTCGCTATCGTATTTCAGGCAGTTACGCGCCCGCCACTGCGCAATCTGCTGCCACCAGTCGCGAATATCATCCAGCGGCTGCACGGACTCTTCCTGATCAACAAGCTCCAGCATCTGCTGCAACACCTGGAGTGCATCACCAACAATAGGCACATCCGCCGTCACGGTTTTAGAAATAGACGCCGGATCGACATCAATATGCAGCACCGTAGCGTTCGGGCAATACTTCGCCAGATTGTTAGTGGTGCGATCATCAAAACGGACACCCACGGCAAAAATCACATCAGCGTTATGCATCACCATATTGGCTTCATACGTGCCGTGCATGCCAAGCATCCCCAGCGCCTGTTGGTGCGTGCCAGGGAAAGCACCCAGCCCCATTAGCGAGGACACTACCGGAATATTCAGGCGTTCAGCGAGGGTTTTTAGTTCTTCATGACAGCCTGAGCTAATCGCACCGCCGCCCACGTACATGACGGGTTTCTTTGCCGCCGCCAGCGTATGCAATGCACGTTTAATCTGGCCTTTATGGCCCTGCGTGGTGGGGTTATAGGAACGCATACTGACGGCGTCCGGCCAGACGTAAGGCAGTTTGTTGGCTGGATTAAGAATATCTTTAGGTAAATCCACCACCACCGGGCCAGGACGGCCGCTCGCCGCCAGCCAGAAGGCCTTTTTCAGAACGGTGGGAATATCTTCTGTTTGTTTTACAAGGAAGCTGTGTTTCACCACAGGGCGGGAAATCCCGACCATATCGCATTCCTGGAAGGCATCATAACCAATCAGCGACGTTGCAACCTGCCCTGACAGCACGACCATGGGAATCGAATCCATATATGCTGTGGCTATCCCGGTTATCGCGTTCGTGGCTCCTGGTCCGGATGTGACCAACACAACACCAACCTCGCCAGTGGCACGCGCCAGGCCGTCTGCCATATGCACTGCCGCCTGCTCATGGCGTACCAGCACATGATCGATACCACCAATCGTATGGAGCGCATCGTAAATATCCAGCACCGCGCCTCCCGGGTAGCCGAATACTTGCTTCACGCCCTGGTCGATGAGAGATCGCACGACCATCTCGGCTCCTGACAACATCTCCATGCTTTGCCTCCAGGCTCTTGTTATTGACGGGTACAGAAGCGCTGTACACCGTCTGGCATGGCCCCGCGCCTGCCTGTTTGTTCCTTTAACATAACCGCTGAAAATCAGGCAAGCAATGCACCTTACGGTCTCTTACGCGCCTGAGCAGACTATTCACTCTCTGCTAATTCGTCATTCGCCATGTGATGATCCAGCTATAAGCAAATCCGATAAATTAAAATTTCAAAAAAAAGGCAAAAATCAGCAGGAAATCTAATTATTTTCCGTTTTCCCTTCAGTACCGCACAGGCCACACACAGGGCAAAACAAAATGCCAGATTAGTTATGAATTCTGGTTGATTGTATCGACAGAATAGCAACTCAACGGCGGCAGGTGCTGATGAGTATTTCCTGCATCCACTGATGACCTTTATCGCGCCCGGCAGCTTCATGCCAGCACAAATAGCTGCGCCGGTTTTCCTGCCTGAGCGGCAGCGGCATTACTTTAAGATCAAGGCTTGCAGCAAATTCTTCACCCAGCCAGCGCGGTGCAATGGCCACCAGGTTGGTTTGTGAAACCACATTTAATACGCTGGTCATTGCCATACCCTGATAGGCAACCATGCTGCGTTTCTCCGGCGT
Coding sequences:
- the cra gene encoding catabolite repressor/activator produces the protein MKLDEIARLAGVSRTTASYVINGKAKQYRVSDKTVEKVMAVVREHNYHPNAVAAGLRAGRTRSIGLVIPDLENTSYTRIANYLERQARQRGYQLLIACSEDQPDNEMRCVEHLLQRQVDAIIVSTSLPPEHPFYQRWANGSFPIIALDRALDREHFISVVGADQDDSQMLAAELRKFPAERVLYLGALPELSVSFLREQGFRTAWQDDPREVNFLYADSYEREAASALFSRWLENNPMPQALFTTSFALLQGVMDVTLRREGRLPPDLAIATFGDHELLDFLQCPVLAVAQRHRDVAECVLELVLASLDEPRKPQPGLTRIRRNLWRRGNLSRI
- the mraZ gene encoding division/cell wall cluster transcriptional repressor MraZ translates to MFRGATVVNLDSKGRLAVPTRYRDKLVENASGQLVCTIDIHNPCLLLYPLPEWEVIEQKLSRLSSMNPVERRVQRLLLGHASECQMDSAGRLLLTPVLRQHAGLTKEIMLVGQFNKFELWDEATWHKQVTEDIEAEQSSASGLSERLQDLSL
- a CDS encoding peptidoglycan glycosyltransferase FtsI, with the protein product MKAAAAKTLKQKRQDEQANFISWRFALLCGCILLALGLLLGRTAWLQIINPDMLVRQGDMRSLRVQEVATSRGMLTDRAGRPLAVSVPVNAIWADPKELHDAGGITLDNRWKALSDALKLPLDQLAARVNANPKGRFIYLARQVNPEIGDYIKKLKLPGIHLRQESRRYYPSGEVTAHLIGFTNVDSQGIEGVEKSFDKWLTGQPGERIVRKDRYGRVIEDISSTDSQAAHNLALSIDERLQALVYRELNNAVAFNKAESGSAVLVDVNTGEVLAMANSPSYNPNNLAGTPKEVMRNRTITDVFEPGSTVKPMVVMTALQRGVVRENSVLNTVPYRINGHEIKDVARYSELTLTGILQKSSNVGVSKLALAMPSSALVDTYQRFGLGKSTNLGLVGERSGLYPQKQRWSDIERATFSFGYGLMVTPLQLARVYATIGSYGVYRPLSITKVDPPVPGERIFPEPIVRTVVHMMESVALPGGGGVKAAIKGYRIAIKTGTAKKVGPDGKYINKYIAYTAGVAPASNPRFALVVVINDPQAGKYYGGAVSAPVFGAIMGGVLRTMNIEPDALATGEKSEFVINQGERTGGRS
- the ilvI gene encoding acetolactate synthase 3 large subunit, whose translation is MEMLSGAEMVVRSLIDQGVKQVFGYPGGAVLDIYDALHTIGGIDHVLVRHEQAAVHMADGLARATGEVGVVLVTSGPGATNAITGIATAYMDSIPMVVLSGQVATSLIGYDAFQECDMVGISRPVVKHSFLVKQTEDIPTVLKKAFWLAASGRPGPVVVDLPKDILNPANKLPYVWPDAVSMRSYNPTTQGHKGQIKRALHTLAAAKKPVMYVGGGAISSGCHEELKTLAERLNIPVVSSLMGLGAFPGTHQQALGMLGMHGTYEANMVMHNADVIFAVGVRFDDRTTNNLAKYCPNATVLHIDVDPASISKTVTADVPIVGDALQVLQQMLELVDQEESVQPLDDIRDWWQQIAQWRARNCLKYDSDSETIKPQAAIETIYRLTGGDAYVTSDVGQHQMFAALHYAFDKPRRWINSGGLGTMGFGLPAALGVKLALPEETVVCVTGDGSIQMNIQELSTALQYALPVLVLNLNNRYLGMVKQWQDMIYSGRHSQSYMQSLPDFVRLAEAYGHVGISITKPQELESKLAEALEQVRAGRLVFVDVTVDGTEHVYPMQVRGGAMDEMWLSKTERT
- the ilvN gene encoding acetolactate synthase small subunit, with amino-acid sequence MRRILSVLLENESGALSRVVGLFSQRGYNIESLTVAPTEDPTLSRMTIQTVGDEKTIEQIEKQLHKLVDVLRVSELGQGSHVEREIMLVKVQASGYGREEVKRSAEIFRGQIIDVTPSHYTVQMAGTSEKLDAFLATIRDVAKIVEVARSGVVGLSRGDKIMR
- the rsmH gene encoding 16S rRNA (cytosine(1402)-N(4))-methyltransferase RsmH, whose translation is MTVENFKHTTVLLDEAVNGLNIHQDGIYIDGTFGRGGHSRLILSQLGEAGRLIAIDRDPQAVAVAQGINDPRFSIVHGPFSALAEYVSERGLTGKVDGILLDLGVSSPQLDDPERGFSFMRDGPLDMRMDPTRGQSAAQWLQTAEEADIAWVLKAYGEERFARRIARAIVERNREAPMTRTRELAEVVAAATPVKDKYKHPATRTFQAVRIWVNSELEEIELALKSSLDVLAPGGRLSVISFHSLEDRLVKRFMRECSRGPQVPAGIPMTEAQLSQLGGRQLKTITKMMPGEEEVGENPRARSSVLRIAERTQAA
- the ftsL gene encoding cell division protein FtsL, giving the protein MISRVAEALSKITGSIGSTERHALPGVIGGDLLRHGKLPLCLFTAIIITAIFVVTTAHHTRLLTAQREQMVLERDALDIEWRNLILEENALADHSRVERVATDKLQLQHVDPSQENIVVQK